The window CCGCATCATTATTATAATCGACCAAAACCATCAGCTTATCTTCTGGGAAGATCTCATGATATGCTTTTGCCGCAGCTAAAGTATCACCATTGAAGAGTTGAATTAAGGCATGTGGCATTGTTCCTAGCCCTTCAATTCCCCACCACTCATTCATTGCATGCGTCGCTTGCGCCGTTGATCCTCCAATAAAGGCCGCATAACCATCACCGGCCTGCTGGCTGAAGTGATCATCCCGATCTCCCATAAAGATAATCTCTTTATCGCCGGCAGCCTCTACCACTTCTAAAACATGGGTTGCTACCGATGTTCTACGCGCTAAAATGCCATCAATAATTCCTTCGAGAAAACCAAAATCTTGATATCGCCCTGTAATGGTTAATACTGTCTCATATGCATCAATACGGTCACCATCATTGAGTGCCCAAATTTCAAGATCTTCAGGATGATTCGCAAAAGCATGAAGAAGTGAGATCGCTTCATCGATCCCACATAATACAGCACCATTTTTACGCTGAAAAAATTGCATCGTTACAATCTTGTCAGGCGCACATTGACGTGCGATCTCTGCCGTTTTTAAGAAGTAGACTGCGGAAAACCAGCCCTCGCCGACACGCTTATCAAACTTAAATGTCTTATTGGTCAATCGCTTGATCTTACCGCGATGTTTTAACTCATACTCTTTAATATCGTTTGCTATTGTTGTTGCTGTCATCTTTTGCGTCTCATACCCTTCTCAAGTGGGAGAAGATAGTTAATATCGTAGAAAGAAGTACTATAGCAAGGATCGATCAATATTTTCAATGATTCTTCCCTATTTCATCCAATCCTTTGATCTTCATAAGCATCGAACGACAAACGATAAGGATCGATGAAGATGACAGAAAAGAGAGGAGATTTACAAAGAGTGGAAAAAGCGTTAAGTCTCTATAGAGTCGCGGTTAAAAATGGAGATAACAAAAAACCGAAGTTATAATAACTTCGGTTTCTTATCTGGCTCCTCGACCTGGGCTCGAACCAGGGACCCCTTGATTAACAGTCAAGTGCTACTACCAACTGAGCTATCGAGGATTAGAGATTAGGTATTATAATCATAATTTTTGATATTGCAACTTCTTTTTTAGCTTCAGACTCAATTTGCTCTCAACTTGCTCTCAACTTACTCTCAATTTCCATTCAATTTTAGCAAATCCCCTTCTCTTGCTGCCACTCCATTCTAAGAAGAGAAGATATTCAATAGGGAGATACTCAATAAAGGTAGTCTCAATAAAGATAAACTCAATAATATTACTCTACTCTTGCTAAGAGAGTTGAAAGAACAAAACCGAGGAGATGTAAGAGATAAAAAATAAGAGGAAAAAAGGGATAGAAAAAGCCGAAGTTATCATAACTTCGGCTTCTTATTTGGCTCCTCGACCTGGGCTCGAACCAGGGACCCCTTGATTAACAGTCAAGTGCTACTACCAACTGAGCTATCGAGGATTAACTTTGATGTATTATAGAGATCTTTCTCTAGATAGCAAGTGCAAAAATCGATTCGTCTATTTTTAATACATCACGATGTTGCCTCACATCTCATTCAATCTCTAAAAGAGATCAATTAACGTAATTTCTCTAAGCGAGAAACATCTCTTACAGCACCAAAAGCTGCTGAGGTCGCTAAAGCTCCATACACCTTTAATGCATTAGAGACCTTGCGTGGACGCTCTTTTGCCGGCACAAAACCCTTCTCCCGTTGAACTTTCATCCGCTCTTCTAAGATCGCTTCCGGCACATTGAGATGAATTGAACGATTAGGAATATCGATAATGATCTCATCACCATTCTCTACAACGGCAATTAAACCACCATCAGCCGCTTCTGGAGAAACATGACCGATAGAGAGTCCTGAGGTTCCCCCAGAGAAGCGTCCATCGGTTAAAAGCGCACACTCCGCATCGATCTTTTTACTCTTCAGATAAGAGGTCGGATAGAGCATCTCCTGCATTCCTGGTCCTCCTTTTGGCCCTTCATAACGGATAATAACCACTTCCCAAGGAGAGACTTCATCACCTAAAATGCCAGCAACAGCCGCATCTTGACTCTCATAGACACGCGCCTTACCAGTAAACTTAAGGATAGATGCATCAACACCTGCTGTCTTTACAATACAGCCATCGGTAGCTAAATTCCCATAGAGAATTGCAATCCCACCATCTTGACTATAAGCATGCTTAATATCACGGATACAACCTGACTCACGATCGAGATCGAGTGTCTCAAAATGGCGATCTTGGGAGAATGCCTCAGTAGTTCTCACACCGCCGGGTGCTGCTTTATAGAAATCATGATGCTTCTCTGATCGACAGATATCCCACTCATCAAGCCCCTCTTTCAACGTTTTATGAGCAACGGTCGGCTGCTGATTATGAATTAGGCCTGCTCGATCAAGCTCCCCTAATATGCCATAAATCCCTCCGGCACGATGAACATCTTCCATATGATAGAGATTTGTTGAGGGCGAGACTTTCGAGAGATGAGGAACCTTACGAGAGAGACGATCGATATCCTTCATCGTAAAATCGACCTTCGCCTCATGAGCTGCCGCTAAGAGATGGAGAACTGTATTGGTCGATCCCCCCATGGCAATATCGAGCATCATCGCATTTTCAAAAGCATCAAAATTGACAATGTTCCGCGGTAATACCGCTTCATTTCCATTGATATAGTGATCCTTCGTAATTTTTACAATGGTTCGTGCGGCCTCTAAAAAGAGCTCTTTTCGGCGAGCGTGAGTTGCTAATAATGAGCCATTTCCGGGAAGTGCCAGTCCTAAAGCTTCTGTTAAGCAGTTCATGGAATTTGCCGTAAACATACCAGAACAGGAGCCACACGTAGGACAAGCTGCGCTCTCAATTGCCGAAACCTTCTCATCTGCAGCATCATCACTTGCCGCCATCACCATTGCATCAACGAGGTCGAGCTTCATCGACTCGCCATCCCAAGTGATCTTTCCAGCCTCCATGGGGCCACCGGAGACAAAAATAGTGGGGATATTGAGGCGTAACGCTGCCATTAACATTCCCGGCGTAATCTTGTCGCAGTTAGAGATACAGATCAAAGCATCTGCACAATGCGCATTAACCATATACTCCACTGAGTCTGCAATAAGATCACGGCTCGGCAGTGAGTAGAGCATTCCATCATGACCCATTGCTATTCCATCATCGACGGCGATTGTATTAAACTCTTTAGCAACACCGCCGGTAGCTTCGATCTCTCTTGCTACCATCTGTCCTAAATCTTTTAGATGGACATGTCCCGGTACAAATTGGGTAAATGAGTTAGCCACAGCGATAATTGGCTTTTTAAAATCTTCATCTGTCATTCCTGTTGCACGCCATAACGAACGCGCACCGGCCATATTTCGCCCTTGTGTTGATGTATGTGAACGATACTTTGGATCTTGAACCATCTCTATTCCTCTATTCTCCGTAATTTTCTTTTCTAACTTTTCTAACTTTTCTCTGACAGGCCTACTCATCGATACTCTTTTAGAGTACTCTTTAAAATAATCTTTAGAGTAATGATCGATATCTCTTGAAAATACCATATAAAACGCACTATCAGCGAAACTGATAGCGTATGGGGTTAGTATAGTTTCAATCTTTTTTGATAAGTAAAAATGCTCGTTGAAGCTGATCTTTTCGCTCTACTGTGATGGGGTACATCATTCATCTCTCGAGACAACAGGGGTACATTGTTCGATCTTAATAGCGATTTTGCAAGAGCTCTCTCTTAGACCTCTCCTAGATCTCTTTCCAAGTACTTTTCCAAAAAAGTACTTTTCAATAACTTTTTCAATAACTTTTTCAATAACTATAGAGTAAAGCTATCACTAACTTAGAGGAAAATAAATAGCTAAGATAGAAATCACTGGCAATCACTAAGAAGCAAGTATACTCCTTGATCTACTACAATGAAGGAAGGTGCTCTCTTGCCTACTCAATTCTCAAAACACTATCCACGCCACTACTTACCTTTTACGCTATAAATTCCCCATCAATATACTTCAACAATCCACTACTATCCTTAATAAAGCGACTCTTCTCACACATCTTATAGACCTGATGATTCTCACGATAACGCGCCTCAAAAGTGACATATTGCTCACCTTGATCATTTTCAGCACAACTTTTGATCACTTTAAGATAGAACCACTGTTGCTCCGGCGATAATGTCAATGTTTCAGGACGAGTCTCCTCATGCCAACTACTTAAAAGATAGCGCTCTAACCCCATAACAAAAGCACTATAGCGCGACCGCATCAATTGCTCCCCATTTAAAGGAGCCTTCCCAAGATGAAGCAGTTCACAGCAATCATGGTATTCACAACCACTTTGACAAGGACAGATCAGAGTATTCCTCTCTCCCTTCTTCCCCTTTTTATGCCATTGTCCGCTTCCATTTGTCGTGGTCATCTATCTCTCCATTTAATATTAAATTGTGGCTATCAATACGGGTATAA of the Ignatzschineria indica genome contains:
- a CDS encoding nicotinate phosphoribosyltransferase — translated: MKEYELKHRGKIKRLTNKTFKFDKRVGEGWFSAVYFLKTAEIARQCAPDKIVTMQFFQRKNGAVLCGIDEAISLLHAFANHPEDLEIWALNDGDRIDAYETVLTITGRYQDFGFLEGIIDGILARRTSVATHVLEVVEAAGDKEIIFMGDRDDHFSQQAGDGYAAFIGGSTAQATHAMNEWWGIEGLGTMPHALIQLFNGDTLAAAKAYHEIFPEDKLMVLVDYNNDAVEESLKVARHFGDKLSAVRVDTSNTMVDQYFMRHQDQLGTFDPRGTNPTLIFALRDALDREGFNNVKIVVSGGFNAEKIAEFEKQNTPVDIYGVGSSLLKVNISFTGDNVLLDGQEQAKAGRRYRPNPRLERVLYGDNEIR
- the ilvD gene encoding dihydroxy-acid dehydratase, whose translation is MVQDPKYRSHTSTQGRNMAGARSLWRATGMTDEDFKKPIIAVANSFTQFVPGHVHLKDLGQMVAREIEATGGVAKEFNTIAVDDGIAMGHDGMLYSLPSRDLIADSVEYMVNAHCADALICISNCDKITPGMLMAALRLNIPTIFVSGGPMEAGKITWDGESMKLDLVDAMVMAASDDAADEKVSAIESAACPTCGSCSGMFTANSMNCLTEALGLALPGNGSLLATHARRKELFLEAARTIVKITKDHYINGNEAVLPRNIVNFDAFENAMMLDIAMGGSTNTVLHLLAAAHEAKVDFTMKDIDRLSRKVPHLSKVSPSTNLYHMEDVHRAGGIYGILGELDRAGLIHNQQPTVAHKTLKEGLDEWDICRSEKHHDFYKAAPGGVRTTEAFSQDRHFETLDLDRESGCIRDIKHAYSQDGGIAILYGNLATDGCIVKTAGVDASILKFTGKARVYESQDAAVAGILGDEVSPWEVVIIRYEGPKGGPGMQEMLYPTSYLKSKKIDAECALLTDGRFSGGTSGLSIGHVSPEAADGGLIAVVENGDEIIIDIPNRSIHLNVPEAILEERMKVQREKGFVPAKERPRKVSNALKVYGALATSAAFGAVRDVSRLEKLR
- a CDS encoding YchJ family protein, coding for MTTTNGSGQWHKKGKKGERNTLICPCQSGCEYHDCCELLHLGKAPLNGEQLMRSRYSAFVMGLERYLLSSWHEETRPETLTLSPEQQWFYLKVIKSCAENDQGEQYVTFEARYRENHQVYKMCEKSRFIKDSSGLLKYIDGEFIA